The genomic segment GTGGTGACACTACCATTCTGGGGCATCTCCATCGCCTGGCATTGGGTCTTTGGGAACTTCCTGTGTAAGGCTGTGAGCGTCCTCTATACCATTAACTTCTACAGCGGCATCTTCTTCATCAGCTGCATGAGCCTGGACAAATACCTGGAGATTGTTCATGCTCAGCCCCACCACAAACTAAGGACCAGGGCCAAGAGCCTCCTTCTTGCTGCAATAGTGTGGACTGTGGCTATCATGGTCTCTATCCCGGATATGGTCTTTGTGCGCACACATGAAAACCCTGTGGGTGTGTGGAACTGCTATGCTGATTTTGGAGGGCACGGGACCACCTGGAAACTCTTCCTTCGCTTTCAGCAGAACTTCTTGGGGTTTCTCTTTCCACTCCTTGCCATGGCTTTCTTCTACTCCAGAATTGGCTGTGTGCTGGTCAAGTTGAGGCCTCCTGGCCAGGGCCGGGCTCTAAGGATAGCTGTGGCACTGGTAGTGGCCTTTTTTGTGCTCTGGTTCCCGTATAATCTCACTTTGTTTTTGCACTCATTGCTGGATCTGCAGGTCTTCGGGGATTGCATGGTCAGCCAGAACTTAGACTATGCACTGCAGGTGACCGAGAGCATTGCCTTTCTGCACTGTTGCTTCACCCCTGTCCTCTATGCTTTCTCCAGTTCCCGCTTTCGTCAGTACCTCAAGGTTTTCCTGGCCACTATACTCAAATGGCACCAGACCCCCTGTCCTGCCCAGGCCTCACCATCCAACTGTTCTGAGACGAGCAACATCACTGCCCAAGAAGAAATGACCAGCATGAATGACTTAGGGGAGAGACAGGTAGAGGGTTGTCTTCACAAAGGGGGTGTGGAGAAAGATGAAACCAGCGTAGCAGTCTGTTGAGGACAATGGGGCCCAGATATCTCCTAGGGGATCTATGACTAGGTAGGTGGCTAAACCCAGTAGTCTGCTCTCAGTTGTTGACATCAGTAGCATTCATTCTCTCTTGCCATCTTCCTTTCCTTTGCATTGCCTTGAAGGACCTCATATGCTCTTGTTAGAACTGCTCCCATAGCTTTCCAGATGACTTCCGTATTTCCTATTATCTAATCTGCACCTGGTCACGTGGGCACAGTGGTCCAGATGCATTTAGCCATCACTCCCAGGTCCCTTACTGTAGCAGGAGGTTCTTTTTCCATTGCATTGTTACTCTCCCCATAGCTGAGCTGGGAAAATATAGTTCCTGGCTCATCCTTGCTGCCTTGGTGGTGGCTCCAGTATATGGTAGTTGAGAGGGCATTAGATATGCCCATTTGTGAGCTACCCATGAATTTTCTGAAGGCAGGGTTGTAGATAAACCATGTTATGTGCTGTTTGGCAGCTTTTTAGGATCCAGGGCTTGAAAAATAGTCCCAAAATTTGGTCTAACTTAGAATCTGGAGCTTTTGCAAGTCAAATTCCATATCCCTTGCACCCTTAACTACCTTTACTTCCCTTTCATTCTTTGGGTATCTGATGCCTCGACTCTTTCCTGCACACTTTCACCTCCTAGCTTTTTGCTGCTAGTTCCCTGGCTGGTACCCTTTTCTAGGAACACTCCTACCTTTGTCTTGTGGAAGAACCCTATTTATTCTGGGGAATCACTCTTTGGTTTTCTGCCCCATGCTTTGTGTGGAGGTTGGGTAGAAGACACCTGGGTCATTATCAGCATATGTTTCCCAAGGACAGCAATACACTTTGGCATGGGCATGTATCAAGCTTAGCTGGAGAACCATTTTGAACAGTCATGAAATCAAAGCAAGAGACTATGAGGCCTGAGCTGTTCCTACAATAACTCAACTTCAGATGGTGCCATGATGGCACAATGAATGCCTAGGGTCTGGGGGCAGCGTTTTGAGCCCAGAATCCAAGAAGAGTAAAGCTCCTTTCAACCCTGAGCTTGACAGCTATGTAAATTAATAAACTACTTTCCAATTTAAGGTTTTGTGACTCAAAATCTAAAGAATCCGGATTGCTGACTTTGCTTGGTTGGGGTTGTTCATTCTTGTGGAGCTCAGTCATCCTTCCTGATCATTGACATAGCTGCTGCAAATCCTTCCTTCAGGGATCCCTGGGGCAGAGTCCACAGTAATACCTCTGTCCTGAACTTTTGAACTACATATTGCCCTCCCCCACATCACAGAACTATCTGACAAAATCTGCCCTGGTCTTGCCACATTTGTCAGTTGTGTCAACCTCAGCACAAAGCCTGGTAGGTAGCAGTGTGTGTAGGGAAACTTCGGTGGGTGGGATGGAAGTTGAGAGAGCACATGCTGGATGCATAGAAGCCCAGGAAATCTGAAACTTGCCATAGGAAGAGCTGCATCCCTATTTTTCAGTGAGTGCAAGCAATGTGTAGGCGCTCACTTAGGTGTTTTCTAAAACAGTGTTGAAGATCAGAGTCTCACCCAAATAAGACATGTGTtccaccactgagccacatctccaactcatgtattttatgtttttaatgagAGGCTGGGTAGATAGAGAATACTGAGCAGTTGGTGAGTATTCTTCCCAGTCTTAAAAATAGGCATcatcgggactggagagatagcacagggataggaTGTTAGCCTTGCAAAtgtagcagatccaggacagatggtggttcgaaccctggcatcccatatggtccccccatgcctgcaggagtgatttctgagaacagagccaggagtaacccctgagagtcactggatgtgacccaaaaaccaaaataaaataaaataaaaacacatcatTGGCAGGTCAGTCTCCAGGGTCATTCGAAATCCTTGGTGCCTCTTCTTTTTGTGCCATCACCCCCTGCCAAGGGCCACTCTCAGGAGTTCCCTCAGACCTTTGGGAAATGAAGTTCTGTGTTGAAGGGGCCCATTTGAGGGGGCAGGGGAGAGCTTGTGTTTTAGAGTTCCTGAAATCATACCTGATAAGGGTCTTCAGTCCTGCCTCATGCAATACAGATTAGACTGTCTCAACAGGGTCCAATTCAGCTTGGCAAGTGACACATTGTTGTCAGTTCTGACAGTGTGTGAGTGTGGGCATGTGTTGTACTGCTGCATGATTTGTGTGTAGGCTCAAGAGCTATGTAGGTGGGTCTGACCTGATAGTGTCACTAGGGCTATATGGGTCTGGGCATGCACTTTGGGCTTTTCTATGTAGTTTTCTCAAGGTGGGTGTGAGTGTGTTCCCTGCAACAAATAGATATATAAGAAATGCCCTGGAACTTTGCGAGAAGGAGAGAAGAGCTAGCTAGAAGTGACTCATTCATCCTTCTCAGTGTCCTATGAGTCCTATAGTGCCTACTCTGCTTTCAGCACAGGTTATAAGAAGACACACTGGCACTGGCTAGAAAACCAACCTGTGTTGCCTCTCACACTTGTCATCTAAACAGAACCCTCTGCACCCATCTTCACTTCACTTTCCAGCCTAGTGCTTGTCTCTGTGATACTCCCTGTTTGCACTGTCCCACACACTCTGGAGTCCCAGGAAAATCTCTAAGCTTCTCTTGCTTTTAGACTGGGAGGTTGAAGAGTGGTTCCTTGAGCTGGATGGAGAGGAAGGCAGGATGGTTCTGTCCAGGAATAGTTAAGTTCCATGTGAACCTTCTCAGCAGTTACTGCCCATGGGGAAATCTTGCTTTTTCCCAGGTGTCCATAGTCTGCCCCTGGTGTATCCCCTTTGACCTAGTAAAAAGTTTGGTAAAAAGTTAGTGCTGGAAAGTGGCTTTTCTGTTGTCTTGAGAAGAAAAGGTATTGAGGGTGAAATTAAAAATGGTGTAGAAAGAAGaaactgagagatagcatgaaggtaggatgttgccttgcatacagaagaaccgtggttcgaatctcagcatcccatatggtcccttgtgcctaccaggagcgatttctgagcgtagagccaggagtaacccctgagcactgctgggtgtgacccaaaaacaaaacaaaacaaaaaacaaaaacaaaaaaagaaacagaagggccaagagatagcatggagataaagcatttgcctttcatgcagaaggtcattggttcgggtgtgacccaaaaacaaaaacaaataaacaaaaaaaagtaactgaGAGAAAGAATGGGTGGGGTAGGCAGTGAGTAGTCTGGAAGTTTCAGCTAGGGAAGGGAATGTGATTCTTAGAGACGAGTCTTTAGCAGTACCCCATCTCAAGGGCATAGGCCTCCAGGTGCCAGGAGCCCATCCTCTGTGGCAGCACCTCTCCTATATGGGTGCTCAGCCTGCTGGAGGCCTTTGATGTGGTGCTTAACCCTGGCTGTGGATAAGAGCTCTGGCTTCTATCTTCCTGCAGATCCACCAAGGCCTCCTTTAGTCTCAGACAAACTGAAGAGACATGGAACTCCTGGGAGACCTGCTTGTGGCCACTAATCCTGGAACCTCTTAACAATGAGTTGGATTCTCAGGCTCTTCTTAGGCCTCTAGATCAGCCTCCTGGTTCATCTTGCTTTGAATGCCAGGAAAAAGAGGGGGCACCATGAGGTCCAGGGAAGGCCTGAGAGGTAGGTGAAGGCCCCAGATATGCGGCCTTTCCAGGATGTCACAGGATGCAGTGATATGGGGTCATTGTAAACTCTGGGatccctttccccctttttttttttttgtcctaaaCTCCTTACCTGACTCCTCATGGGTTCCAGTCCCTAGTGGAACAGGTAAGTTCTTCCAGCTTCTTCTGACCACACTCCAGGCAGACATCTATTTGGGAAGCATCTAGACCCAGAGAAAGGCAGGCCCTGACCTGGTGTCTTATAGCAAAGGGAGCAGACTCCTCCTTCTGACCCCAGACCCCTACCCAGACAAATGTCTGATTATTCTGCTATTCTCTGAATGGAACAAGAAGCTTCAAGAGAAACAAAGGGGCCAGTCAAATTTGTTGGATAGGAAAAATAGGGAAACCTCAATAGATGTTCCTTGCAGGGGTGGTGGGGGCTACTGCCTGACCCTCTGCCTGCTATCCCAAGCACTCCCCATCTTGATCTAGCTTTAGCCAGAGCCCTGCCACAAGGCAGTCTTGATAGTAGCACCCTTTTACCCTATCCAGCCTGTCAGCGTGTCTGGAACCCAATTGTCACTTTCTCACATAATAGAATGCTGAGCGGGGCAAGGAGTAGATGGGGTAAGAGAGGATTTTAGGATACAAAACCAATTAGATAAAGTGAGAGTCAGGTTCCTATAATTTAATCCAGACTTACCAAACAGAATTCCAGAGGTGAAGAAATAAGAAGCCAAGTACTAGGAAACCAAGACATCTAAGAGACACATGACAGATGATGACAGATGGTCTGTGAGATCTACCATGCTAGAGTGCTTTGAGTGGTCACTTTTCAACAGAGGATGGGAGGGTAAGATCCTAGAAGGCGCTCATAAGTAGCCAACATGGGATAAACAGACAAGCAAGCAACAGTACTCAACAGTTTCATTAGAGGAAGCTGGCAAAATCAAATTGCACTGGGTTGAACATTTGGAAATTGGCAAACATTGGTAAAACTGAAATGTGGGATATTTTGAAGGTGATGAATCTGAAAGGCAGCCAGGCACTTTTGGAAAATGATTCTCTGGCCATCAGGAGATGGGGTGCCCCAGAACTAGAGGGGAGATGGTTGATGGAGACCTGGGGCTTCAGAGGGGTCAGGGGGCATAGAGACCTGAGGGAGTCCTGTGGTCAGGTGGCTGGCTGCACAGCCACTGTGGCTGAGTTCACTGAGTGGGCCGCCGACGGTAGCGAAACTGCACATCATGAGTGGGATGGGTGGTCCCAAAGCCCCAGCGTTGGGGGTCTATAGGAGGCACAGGTGCATCTGGGTGTACCAGCTCCAAGTCAAAGTGCACAACCATCATCAGGATGAAGAGCTTCATCTCACTGAGGGCAAAGAATCTCCCAGGGCAGATGGAAATTCCAGCGCCCCATGGCAAGGTGTAGTGGTGGATCTTCTTGCCCCCCTTGTAGAAGTCCGTTTTGCGGCTGCCATTGGGATTGAGGAAACGATCATACTTGAAAGTATATGGCTCAGGGTGGATCTCGGGGTCCATGTGCACCGAGAGGTAAGGGAAAAGGATCACTATGTCTCCCTGGCGGAGCGGGTACTCCTGTCCATTGGCTGTCTTGAGAGTATAGTCCTCTTGAACCATTCTGTAGAGGGTGGGGGCCGACCCCAGCCGCAGGGACTCTTCCATCACACTGTCCAAGACCGGGGTACGACCCAGAATGTTGATCATCATGTCAAAGGATTGCTTACCCTCCAGACTGGCCTCTCGCAGTGCCTGGGTGGCCTCTTCCCTCACGGCCTGCATGGCTTCCGGGTGCTTCAGGAGGAACAAGATTATCCAGAATGAGGTAGGCCCAGTGTTCCCCTGGGAGGCCCAGAGCATCATGAAGTTGAATTTGTCCTGCATGTCTGCTGTGACATCTTTCTCTCTGAGATACAGAAGCATGTCCGAGATCCAGACGCTCAAACCATCCTTTTCCAGATTATTCTGCACAGAGAGTGTCTTGTAGAAGAAACGCTTGATTCGTCCTATTTCTCGCCACTCCCTGGGTCCCAACAGAGAAAAGACAAATCTGGGGAACATGCGATCAAACTTGCGAAACTGGATAAATAACTCTTCTGTCTGAAGCTtgtcttcttccttatttttggTGTGGCCGAACAGGCTCAGGTAGCCAGCCTTGAACATGACCTTGTAGCAGAAGTCAAAGAGGGAATCCTCCTGCCAACCAGGGTCAGTATTCTCCTTCAGAGGTTCCAGGATAATAAAGGAGAGTTTGTCCAGCATGACTTTGTTGAGCTCCTCCAAGCCTTCCCCCTTGAGGTGCTTGAGGCTGGCCGAATATATCATTTGGTGATCTCCCTCCTTTGGCAGGAATCCAAATACCTGTAGCACTAATTTTTCTGCAAATATGCCAAAATCTAATTTTTTCCGAGCTTCTTTGAGAATAGGGCTATAGGATAAGGGGTCCATGACAAAGGTGAAGTACTTGCCCCCTAATTGCACTGTAAATACATCCCCATATTTGTCCCGCATGCGCTTCAGGAATTCAAACATATTCTTCCGATATTCTATGGCATGACCCAGCCAGGGCAAAGGGCCGTTGTCTAGTGGAGGCTCATGGGGTCTGCGTTGTCGGACCAGCTGCAAAAGGCACAGGTACCCAACCCCAGCCACCAGAAGGGATCCCAGCACCAAAGTCCAGAGTATCATGGCTGTGTTCTTCCAGTCTCAGCTCTGGCCACAGTTCTCTTCGTCAGTGGAGTTTTGAAGAAATTCAGGATGAAAAAGCCAATCCAATGGACCTTGTCCTTTGTAAATTGTAGAAATAAACTGGAAGAGACAGTACCTTCGAGCAAAATATTCCCCTGACCTTTGCATCTGGGTGGTACTTGTTTAtgtgggaggagggggagggaccAGGAAGAGTTGCAGGAGGCAGGATTAGGAGGATTTGCAGAGGGAAGCTTCAGTTTAATGTCAAGTTCTCCacagcaaattaaaaatatatattttttaggaaaaagtagtctttatattcttttttttggggggggggtcacacctagtgacactcaggggttactcctggctatgtgctcagaaatcgctcctggcttgggggaaccatatgggaccctgggggattgaacctcagtctgttctaggttagcccgtgcaaggcaaatgccccattgcttgcactactgctccgaCCCcctgctggattttttttttttttggtttttggtttttgggtcacacccggcagtgctcaggggttactcctggctccatgctcagaaattgctcctggcaggcacgggattcaaaccgatgaccttctgcatgaaaggcaaaagccttacctccatgctatctcttcggctccccCTGCTGAATTTTTGATTAGTAATTTTTCCATGagttattctgatttttttttctccaggtctTATTATTAAgatattgattaatttttaaatctcttgAGTTACTTTCACAAGATAGCATTTGGGAGCAAATGCCATAAGAATGAACAAAGATGGGTCTggcagatagtatagcaggtagtgtgATCGACTTGTGCGcaaccaacccagttttgatccttggcatcctgtatggtcctctgagccaagactattccctgagtccagagccaaaagtaagtcctgagcactactgggtgtagatcccctcaaaaaagaaaaaaaaaagagagagagagagagagaagtgagaatgaataaatgaggaaTGATGCCTATTACCTATGTTCTAGATATCTCTTTGGGAGATCTAATTATTGTCCTTTGATTTGTCATTTAATTTGGAATTTGGTAGAATTACCTCTGGCTGATTAGATGGTTTAGCATCTACAGCACTTAGATGACACAGTTTGCCTCATGTTTCTTGAGTCCTTTGATTGGTAACTGATGGCATGCATTATTTTTGCAGTtagccatttttttatttttctttttacatgatGCCAGATGGTACTGCAATCTGCTAGCTGGCATCCTGTGTTTTGGATCATATAAAAATATCTCTAAGACTTCTAGCTCTATGAGGcttattctgtaattttttttcggtgtttagttttttggtcaaacccggcagtgctcaggggctacttttggctctacactcagtaatcgctcctggcaggctcagagaaccatatgtgatgcaggaatttgaaccacagtccttctgcatgcaaggcaaatgccctaccttcatgctatctctccggccccaggcttaTTCTTGAAGCCAGCcatgtttgaagaaaataaagttaatggGCAGAGTAATCAGTCATTCTGTAGGAAGATTACTGCTCAGCCTTCTGGATCCCCACTAGCTTAAATTCTGCCCTTACCTCTTCAATCTCAGTGAGGTACTTTTgtctttttaagtttcttttattatatcaccacaatttatcaagttgttcataatacagtcattttaggcatgaaatgttcaaacaccagtcccaccactacTGTGATCTTCCCTTTACCATTGTTCTAATTTCTCACCCActaccatagcctgcctccatgcaggcacaaacaaattcatattgtttgttataacacaaagtcAAATAGAGTCATCAAAACTTAGAACAAAGGTCAATAATTGTTATATCTGTCCATACTGTTACTAATGTCAGGGTTGAAGGATTTACCGGACTGTGCTAGCTGAGCCTTTCGTGTTACTGTTTAGACTCATTAAAGTTGGTAGATAACTATGTAActttccaataaaattttctatgatactactgggctgacactactataaaactATAAGGTGTCAGGATTTGTGGGTCTGAAATaaatttggtgacttggcagtttgataaggttaagtggAGAGACTGGGACATTTCTGTCAGATGGAGTAGGATAAAAGTAaatccaccccccaccccatccctttcTGAGAATTCCACAGGGGTATCACTGAGGACTAGATTGTCTGGAAGAGTTGGTAGCCATTTTATTTTGCAGCTTGGTAGAGGAGCCAGGCTGTTTTTCTGTTATGAAGATAGTGGGTATGGTTCAGGccgggtatatatatatatatatatatccttttgatttttgggtcacacccggcagcgctcaggggttactcctggctctatgctcaaaaattactcctggcagggtcggggaccttatgagatgccgggattcaagccactccttctgcatgcaagacaaacaccctacctccatgctatctctccagcccttcaggccaggtattttttttttttttttggtttttgggccacaccctgtgacgctcaggggttactcctggctatgcgctcagaagttgctcctggcttcttgggggaccatatgggacgccgggggatcgaaccgcggtccatcctgggctagcgcaggcaaggcaggcaccttacctccagcgccaccgcccggcccccaggccAGGTATTTTTTTAATCCTTAATCCCACACCCCTTTTGACAGCCCATTCATATCTCTGCTGACGAATGGAATCATTTGTTCCTTAATTGCTAGCCTTTTCAGCAAAAATGCACCATGTGGGGCTGGATCAATATCACAACAGGCAAGTCTTTGTACTCAATGATCTGGGTTCCCAGCATCATCCCatgtgggcccctgagcctgccaggagtaattccaaagtgcagtgcctggagtaacccctgagtgctgctggtcgtattctaaaaaacaaaaaagaagaaaagaaaagaaaatgcaccaAACACTTACcccttcctcattcttttttttttttttttttttgaggggggtgctcatcagctgtgctcaggggttactcctggctctgcactcaaaaatcgctcctagcagtcacaggaccatatgggatgctggggattgaaccaggatcagttcCAGggaggtaggccacatgcaaggcaaacacactactgctgaaTCAACACAAGCACCTTTTCTTAGTTTCACCCTCCTTTCTTTTCACTCACCTCCCATGAGTTAAACatcactgtttcttttcttcatctattGTTAGCCCatctcccattcttcctgtgtaatcttacctgctagtaagacttgcccatttctgggaggggtctttgggaggtatcaatAGGATTACctgaggggaggaaagagattttgaaggatggatggagagagaatGAGCAAGAGAGAGCTGGTAGGGTGGAGATGGATGAAACACGTTAAGATGACAGGGCCAATAATGAAgatggcttgaaaggttatgataggccacacatgtggtgactagggccttgaataaagctgatgtctcctgaagccTGGCTGCTGTGGATTTTCTCCCCACCGCTATCCTGAACCTACAGACCTGCTGGCTGTAGGGAGTTGCAGACGCTTGGCcccagctggaggagaaaggcccctccatcaccatccatcatcATTCAGCCCCATTCAAGGGCTGTTATTCTACAATctatgaaatggaaataaaagtatTGCCTAAAAGGTACTGCTCTAAAGTGACAATTTGGGGCAAACATAGAATAACTTAGATTAGTGTTTACTatctgctttcttctttctttctttttcttctttctttctttctttctttctttctttctttctttctttctttctttctttctttctttctttctttctttctttctttctttctttctttctttctttctttctttctttctttctttctttctttctttccttctttccttccttccttttggtttttgcatcaaaccaatggtgctcagggttactcctgactctgcactcagaaatcactcctggcaggctcagggaaccatataggatgctgaggatcgaacataggtctgtccctggtcagtcGCATGGAAAGCAaaagccatactgctgtgctaccactccggccctattATCAGCTTTCTTAGACCAGAGTTTTTCTGTTGTCTCAGCCATAGAATGTTGACCCCTTGGTCCCAAAGAGCCTGGTGATACCTCATCATCTTCTTTATATTGTCTTCACCATTGGTCTTCATGATGTTTGCTGAGAGGGTAGGGTCTTATTGGAGTCATGTCTGCTGAGTGGTGTGATCACAAAGTACACACAACCTCCAGCTAAGGGAGAATAGAAGCATAGGCATCCACAGTAGTATGATGACCTAATCTGAAGAACAGAGTCACCAACACTAAGGATTTAAGTCCATGGCAGGGAAAGTTGGTAAGAAGTGCTGGTTGCACCATGGGTATTCTGTGAGGGAATACAGCCACGGAAGCCCACAGCAGCTCCTAGGCTGAGAATTCTTCATCCAGAGGCTCACACTTCAGTCTCTGAAGTTTTAGCCTGGGCCTGGAGTTGATTGTCAGGAGAATTCTCCAGAAGAATGCAGATCAGGAAGATTTTTGGCATTATAAAATGTTTGAAGGCATAGGGACTTAAAATCAATTTCTCTATTTCACAGTGAAGACCTGGGCTTAGAGTGTAGAGGCATCTTTGCCAGCTCTCAGATGTGAGGCCTGAGGTGAGCTGTATACAGTGAGATGTCAGACTAAGTCCCTTGCAGCAGTAGCAGAAAGCCAGCCCACCTCCTGTAAGGCTTTTTTCAAGCAGATTCACTGTTGTGGCAATAGGTAAGGTTCAGGTCCACCCAACCAGTTCTGAAACTCCTAAAAAGGCCTTTTAAGGATGGAGAGGTAGCTCAATGGACTGAGAATATGTTGTGCATGCAAGAGGTCTGATTCTGGTAACTGACAACACACGGTCCCTCAAGTAACACCAGGATCAATCCTTGAGCAGAGTTGGGAGTTGTCTATGAACACCACTATTTATGGCCCAGATACAAACCCCTCTCAAAGCCCCCCACCATTAATAATAAATTACTCtttaacttcttcttttttttggtttttgggtcacacacggctgtgctcaggggttactcctggctgtctgctcagaaatacctccttgggacaggcacaggggaccatatggacaccgggattcgaaccaaccacctttgttcctggattggctgcttgcaaggcaaaccccactgtgctatctctccgggccctactcttTAACTTCTAAATCAATGCACAAACAAGACTGTTTTTGAAGACTGTTCTTTTGAACCACAGTTTTTCCAACTGCCCTTTCAAGTGAGTTCCCTTTGTCTTCTGCAACAGCCCCCAGGAGGGAGCTGAAAATGTCCATAAACTGCCTCCAGGAACTCCTTTCTGAGTATTCAGAATAAACATCACTCAGCATTCTGAACTCACCCAACTTTAGAACCCAGTCAGAAACTGGATGCATTCACTCCAACCACACATGCCTCATTGGATAGTTTTTCATTGATGGCAGCACCACCTTCCATTCATTCTTACTTTCCATCCTTCCTATCCACACAAAAATGTATTGTCTCCTCATGTAGAACAGGCCCATTTCTCCATTATATTCCTGAGATTTTACTGGAAGAGATTTTGCTATAGACCAGAACAAGAGATATGATACCTAATCCTTGGAGTTTATGGCCAAAGGAAGGACTGGGGAGATGTAAGATCACTGTCTGGAAAAGGTATGCAGCTACAATTTTGTTGTGCATTGGAGGGAGAAGATCAGAGAGAGAAGCATGGTGGGACTCCGGAAGGTTAATATTAGAAGCTAAAAGGTAACCTCCATCAATTAGaaactccttccttcctccctccctccctcactaccttcctccctccctcccctccttccttccctccctctttccttctctccctccttccttacctccctccttccttcctccttcccttctttccctccttcctttcttttttccttcctttcttccctccctccctcattttccttccttccctcctttctttcttccttcattccctacctctcttctttccttctttcttccttccttccctttctcctgcccttctttcttctttgctttcttccctccttccttcactttccctcttttcttcttgtcttgcttccttccctccttccttcccatcttccctcttcccttctttcatttcttccctttctccctccttcctttcttccctccttccttccctccctcct from the Suncus etruscus isolate mSunEtr1 chromosome 10, mSunEtr1.pri.cur, whole genome shotgun sequence genome contains:
- the ACKR2 gene encoding atypical chemokine receptor 2, translated to MALTTSPLLFTTEVPSSENSSSFYDYEYYLDDVAFMLCRKDEVLSFSKVFLPIFYSLIFVLGLTGNLLLLIVLLRYVPRRRMTEVYLLNLAISNLLFVVTLPFWGISIAWHWVFGNFLCKAVSVLYTINFYSGIFFISCMSLDKYLEIVHAQPHHKLRTRAKSLLLAAIVWTVAIMVSIPDMVFVRTHENPVGVWNCYADFGGHGTTWKLFLRFQQNFLGFLFPLLAMAFFYSRIGCVLVKLRPPGQGRALRIAVALVVAFFVLWFPYNLTLFLHSLLDLQVFGDCMVSQNLDYALQVTESIAFLHCCFTPVLYAFSSSRFRQYLKVFLATILKWHQTPCPAQASPSNCSETSNITAQEEMTSMNDLGERQVEGCLHKGGVEKDETSVAVC
- the LOC126020323 gene encoding 5-beta-cholestane-3-alpha,7-alpha-diol 12-alpha-hydroxylase, translating into MILWTLVLGSLLVAGVGYLCLLQLVRQRRPHEPPLDNGPLPWLGHAIEYRKNMFEFLKRMRDKYGDVFTVQLGGKYFTFVMDPLSYSPILKEARKKLDFGIFAEKLVLQVFGFLPKEGDHQMIYSASLKHLKGEGLEELNKVMLDKLSFIILEPLKENTDPGWQEDSLFDFCYKVMFKAGYLSLFGHTKNKEEDKLQTEELFIQFRKFDRMFPRFVFSLLGPREWREIGRIKRFFYKTLSVQNNLEKDGLSVWISDMLLYLREKDVTADMQDKFNFMMLWASQGNTGPTSFWIILFLLKHPEAMQAVREEATQALREASLEGKQSFDMMINILGRTPVLDSVMEESLRLGSAPTLYRMVQEDYTLKTANGQEYPLRQGDIVILFPYLSVHMDPEIHPEPYTFKYDRFLNPNGSRKTDFYKGGKKIHHYTLPWGAGISICPGRFFALSEMKLFILMMVVHFDLELVHPDAPVPPIDPQRWGFGTTHPTHDVQFRYRRRPTQ